DNA from Garra rufa chromosome 5, GarRuf1.0, whole genome shotgun sequence:
ATTGAAggggcagaggctgaaaacaatGCAAGCATCACACGCCTCAGTATGTGGTAAACAAAACCACACGTCTGAGCCATTcgttcacacagagacacgcagaacatgcaggattcatatttgaATGGTATTTTTGCAGATTAATATTCACACAAACTAGTCCATgtcgcattttgatttaagtgtactgacctacttttgatatATCCATTCAAAATTTGGCAAGTTGTGTGACAGTCTGCTTTATACAATacataatgttgaaatatttttatgactAGATATGTATGGGGTTTTTACTTCAGGAACCCAATTGTTTCACATCAAACATAACCAGTTGTTTATAATGTGGTTGTgaccaggtggccatggtggaggTCCAGCTGGAGATGCAGTACAACTACCCACGTTTCCTGCTCATTGCCTTCAGCGTATGTACCACAGTGCTGGTTGCCGTCCACCTGTTCGCCCTCCTCATCAGCACCTGCATCTTGCCCAACGTGGAAGCCGTCAGCAACATCCACAATCTCAACTCTGTCTCCGAGTCTCCCCACGAGAGGATGCACCACTACATTGAGCTGGCCTGGGGCTTCTCCACCGCTCTAGGGATCCTTTTGTTCCTGGCAGAGGTGGTGCTCCTCTGCTGGATAAAGTTCTTGCCGGTTGACTCTGGGACGCAATCGGCGTCAGTCCTGACAGCCCTCAAGCAGAACTGCAGCTCGCCTGTGGTTCAGCCAGGCCACAGCGGCTGGCAAGCGGCCTTGGCCTCCACCATCATCATGGTGCCGGTCGGATTGATCTTTGTGGTGTTCACCATTCACTTCTACCGCTCACTAGTGCGGCACAAAACGGAGCGGCACCATCAGGAGATCGAGGAACTGCACAAAATCAAGGTGCAGCTGGATGGCCATGAGCGAGGCCTGCAGGCCGTGTGAGATCCAGGGATGCTCTTTGTTTCCCGCAGTGTTTAAGCACATTGAAACTCCTCCTTCAGTCTTAGGCTTATTTTCTGTTCTCTTCAGAGAGGAAATGCCTTGTTACCTGGTGGAAGGATTACATTACAGGAGGCTTTACAGCAGAAAAGGCGCACGTTTACAAGATTTCAACGGCAAGggctatttattttgtatttctttAGGCTGTAGGTCATTTGGTTGTGCTTTAAGTGCCATTTTCTGTTTCCAAAAATGGATGTCACAGAGTGGCTTGCTTTGATATAATTTGCCTTTTGGGGTGCCATCTCAGATCGATAGTGTGCCACAGATAATGAGACCAAATGAGTTGGTCTTGGATCCATTATGGATCAGAGCTGCCAGAGTCACTGCCAGAGTATCTTTAACCGCAATACCCAGCTTTTATAATGTACTGGCCTGTTTgagctttaatttaaagtgatagtacacccaaaaataacCTGTCAgtcatcatcatttactcaccttcatgactTTCTTCAGCACAAAAGAAGATCTTTTGAACTGCTTTTGTCCATACAGGGAACCTCAGTGTtgtttaaacttttgactttcaCTTTAGGGACAAAAGAAGTGATGATGCTTAAATGATGACTGAATGTTCATTTCCCTTTAAGAAAACAAAAAGTGATGTCTCTGTTTAATAGTGGATCTATAATACTGTAATCTTTCAGCCTGCAGCAGTGTCGTCCTAAAGGATTCAATTAAAAGCTGTTACATAAGAATCGTTCATACTAGGCCTATATGTAGTGCAGTATTTTTAGCTTGGGTGTGAAATCTAGACGCTTTAGCCAGGCTCACTGTGCGCTTGTATTTCATTGAACGTTTTGCATGTGTAATATATTGCACTGTCACTTGTCAAGCACAAAGGTGGGGTTTTTTCCATGTTTCACACAAGGCCTATTGAATGTTATTCCTGTGGGCTACTAGAAGTTTACACTGTCAACGTCAATAATCAACAAATTAAGGGCACAGTTAGTTATAAAAATACTTGAGAGAGACAAAAAAGCTGAAACTGTTTAATGTGAACCGAGTCCTTTCGTCACACTCAAAATAGCATCTAATATTTATGCAACGtcaatttgaggaaaacattccatgggGGGAAAAGTCGGACCAATTTCTGCCTGCCTTAACTAAACTGACAAAAGTACACTTGTAGGATAGTCCATGGAAATGATGTGTCCGGTTGGTTTTTGGAGTATGCAGACTGATTTTGTCTGTTGTAGGTCTTTCAGAATGCAGAGCTATAGTTTGCTGCTTCATTTCATGCCTTAagcattaatttaatttaatagtaTGTTCATGAGTCGACTCTGTAATAAGGCATAGTGAAGCACTAATCTTTTCACAGCTCAGACAAGGAAACTTGACCAAAATTCTGTATTTTGCTTGTGGGGGCTTTAAAAAGCTCTTTTCTTTTTGTGCGTATGCGTGGTAAAATACTTATAGTATCATTTTTGATACTTTTGTTGCATTGTACCACATTATCAGTAGATAAACGCATATCTAGTGTGAAACGTTTTTTGCGTCCGGAACATGTAGCCGACTATTATCAAAATGTTTTGTTGAGCATGTCCTTTCACACTCTGTCTGTACTTGTATGTTAATTTATGTCAAATAAACACAACCTATTTTGTTTACTTCAAAACTGTTTATAATTTCTGTGTggaaatgaaaatttgatacgCCCTCTTGATCTGTTCAAGAACAGACTGCTGTTTTCCTTGTGACTTTTATATTATCTGAATCCGCCGACAaccttaaagcgatagttcacctaaaaattactCCCCAATTTATTCACTCCCACGCCCACGGAACATTGGCTAAATGTCTGATGCATAAGGCACACTTAGCTGGAAACAGTTTCGAAGTTGTCATCCGATTGGTTAGATTATACAGGATTTTCATTCTTTAATATTCCGCTGGAAACAAAAATGCCATGGCACCAAACCCCCTCATGAAAGAAGAAGGTTGTTGTGTTTACAACTGTGATGACGAGCGCTTATGAGAATCAACTAAACgctggattttcaaaagtatgtgaaaaaATGTTCACGGCATAGAGTCCTTAAAATATGGCAGGGTTTTACACACCAGTCTGCTAAACATGAAGTGGCACAAAACGAAAagtgattggttgctttaccttTCAGACATATGGCCTTTTGGACGGGCCTTGGCCATCCAAAGCGGCCAAAGTTCCCGGACCTTCTGCcttcagtctgaaggtctggctatgcaatactaggctgatgatacacggggCAATTTTTGTGAGCCATTTAATCGGGCATGTtccttgggcactttctcattgagaatgggtaacaaatttctatctggataatttagatcagttgtgaaaaatgcatcgattcacttcagaaggcctctGTTAACCCCCCTAAGccttgtggagcactttttatgaggATGCACTccattggacttcaaaatctcaacagccattcaatgccattataaagcctggaagagccaggacattttgtaATATACTTCCAATTGTATTcctctgaaagaataaagtcatatacacctcggatggcttgagggtgagtgaattaaggggtaatt
Protein-coding regions in this window:
- the orai2 gene encoding protein orai-2; translation: MKTSPKAGEGQSVTMSSELNVPMGSPAPGGSDRLQDGGGMDYRDWVRRSYLELVTSNHHSVQALSWRKLYLSRAKLKASSRTSALLSGFAMVAMVEVQLEMQYNYPRFLLIAFSVCTTVLVAVHLFALLISTCILPNVEAVSNIHNLNSVSESPHERMHHYIELAWGFSTALGILLFLAEVVLLCWIKFLPVDSGTQSASVLTALKQNCSSPVVQPGHSGWQAALASTIIMVPVGLIFVVFTIHFYRSLVRHKTERHHQEIEELHKIKVQLDGHERGLQAV